In the Scomber japonicus isolate fScoJap1 chromosome 18, fScoJap1.pri, whole genome shotgun sequence genome, one interval contains:
- the LOC128379380 gene encoding SAGA-associated factor 29-like yields the protein MQTENKTSPYYRTKLRGLYTTAKADAEAECSILRHALDKIAEIKSLLEERRIAAKMAGVYSDSDPPRKTMRRGVLMTLLQQSAMTLPLWIGKPGESPPPLCGATPASSDYVAKQGDKVAARVKAVDGDEQWILAEVVSYNHSTNKYEVDDIDEEGKE from the exons atgcagacagaaaacaaaa CGTCTCCATACTACCGGACCAAGCTGAGAGGACTGTACACCACAGCCAAAGCAGATGCTGAGGCAGAGTGTag CATCCTGCGACACGCTCTCGATAAAATTGCAGAGATCAAGTCTTTgttggaggaaaggaggatag CTGCTAAGATGGCCGGCGTTTACAGCGACAGCGATCCTCCCAGGAAGACGATGCGTCGCGGCGTCCTGATGACGCTCCTCCAGCAGTCGGCCATGACGCTCCCTCTGTGGATCGGGAAACCGGGCGAG agcCCCCCCCCTCTGTGCGGAGCGACCCCAGCCAGCAGCGACTACGTGGCCAAGCAGGGCGACAAGGTGGCGGCGAGGGTGAAAGCTGTGGACGGAGACGAGCAGTGGATCCTGGCCGAGGTGGTCAGCTACAACCACTCCACCAACAA ATATGAAGTGGACGACATTGATGAAGAAGGCAAAGAGTGA
- the LOC128378595 gene encoding SAGA-associated factor 29, producing MSADTKIAELLTELHQLIKQTQEERSRSEHNLLNIQKTHERMQTENKTSPYYRTKLRGLYTTAKADAEAECSILRHALDKIAEIKSLLEERRIAAKMAGVYSDSDPPRKTMRRGVLMTLLQQSAMTLPLWIGKPGESPPPLCGATPASSDYVAKQGDKVAARVKAVDGDEQWILAEVVSYNHSTNKYEVDDIDEEGKERHTLSRRRIIPLPQWKANPETDPEALFSKDQLVLALYPQTTCFYRALIHTPPHRPQDDYSVLFEDTSYLDGYSPPLNVAQRYVVACKENKKK from the exons ATGTCAGCTGATACCAAGATAGCTGAGCTGCTCACGGAGCTCCATCAGCTCATCAAACAGACCCAG GAGGAGAGGTCGCGCAGTGAACACAATTTGCTGAACATTCAGAAAACTCATGAGAGAATGCAGACAGAGAACAAAA CGTCTCCATACTACCGGACCAAGCTGAGAGGACTGTACACCACAGCCAAAGCAGATGCTGAGGCAGAGTGTAG CATCCTGCGACACGCTCTCGATAAAATTGCAGAGATCAAGTCTTTgttggaggaaaggaggatag CTGCTAAGATGGCCGGCGTTTACAGCGACAGCGATCCTCCCAGGAAGACGATGCGTCGCGGCGTCCTGATGACGCTCCTCCAGCAGTCGGCCATGACGCTCCCTCTGTGGATCGGGAAACCGGGCGAGAG cCCCCCCCCTCTGTGCGGAGCGACCCCAGCCAGCAGCGACTACGTGGCCAAGCAGGGCGACAAGGTGGCGGCGAGGGTGAAAGCTGTGGATGGAGACGAGCAGTGGATCCTGGCCGAGGTGGTCAGCTACAACCACTCCACCAACAA ATATGAAGTGGACGACATTGATGAAGAAGGCAAAGA GAGACACACTCTGAGCAGACGGCGGATCATCCCACTGCCTCAGTGGAAGGCCAACCCAGAGACGGACCCCGAGGCCCTGTTCAGTAAGGACCAGCTGGTGCTGGCTCTCTACCCTCAGACCACCTGCTTCTACCGGGCCCTGATCCATACCCCTCCACACAGG cctCAAGATGACTACTCTGTGCTGTTTGAGGACACATCGTACTTGGACGGTTACTCTCCGCCGCTCAACGTGGCCCAGCGCTACGTGGTCGCCTGCAAGGAGAACAAGAAGAAGTGA